In a genomic window of Streptococcus oralis:
- the gltX gene encoding glutamate--tRNA ligase, translating to MSKDIRVRYAPSPTGLLHIGNARTALFNYLYARHHGGTFIIRIEDTDRKRHVEDGERSQLENLRWLGIDWDESPETHENYRQSERLELYQKYIDQLLAEGKAYKSYVTEEELAAERERQEAAGETPRYINEYLGMSEEEKAAYIAEREAAGIIPTVRLAVNEAGIYKWHDMVKGDIEFEGGNIGGDWVIQKKDGYPTYNFAVVIDDHDMQISHVIRGDDHIANTPKQLMVYEALGWEAPEFGHMTLIINSETGKKLSKRDTNTLQFIEDYRKKGYLPEAVFNFIALLGWNPGGEDEIFSREELIKLFDENRLSKSPAAFDQKKLDWMSNDYIKRAELATIFEMAKPYLEEAGRLTDKSEKMVELYKPQMKSVDEIVPLTDLFFSDFPELTDAEREVMAGETVPVVLEAFKAKLEAMTDEEFVTENIFPQIKAVQKETGIKGKNLFMPIRIAVSGEMHGPELPDTIFLLGREKSIQHIENMLKEISK from the coding sequence ATGTCAAAAGATATCCGCGTACGCTACGCACCAAGTCCAACAGGACTACTACACATCGGAAATGCCCGTACAGCATTATTCAACTACCTTTACGCACGCCATCATGGTGGAACTTTTATCATTCGTATCGAAGATACTGACCGTAAACGCCATGTTGAGGATGGAGAACGTTCACAGCTTGAAAATCTTCGCTGGTTGGGGATTGACTGGGATGAAAGTCCAGAAACTCATGAAAACTATCGCCAATCAGAGCGTTTGGAACTCTATCAAAAATACATCGACCAATTGCTAGCCGAAGGAAAAGCCTACAAATCTTACGTTACAGAAGAAGAGTTGGCAGCTGAGCGCGAACGCCAAGAAGCAGCTGGCGAAACACCACGTTACATCAATGAATATCTTGGCATGAGCGAAGAAGAAAAAGCAGCTTACATTGCAGAACGTGAAGCAGCTGGTATCATCCCAACCGTTCGCTTAGCCGTCAATGAAGCTGGTATTTACAAATGGCATGACATGGTCAAAGGCGATATCGAATTTGAAGGTGGTAATATCGGTGGTGACTGGGTAATTCAAAAGAAAGATGGTTACCCAACTTACAACTTTGCTGTTGTTATTGATGACCACGATATGCAAATTTCTCATGTTATCCGTGGAGATGACCACATTGCTAATACACCAAAACAACTTATGGTCTATGAAGCGCTTGGTTGGGAAGCACCTGAGTTTGGTCACATGACTTTGATCATCAACTCTGAAACGGGTAAAAAATTGTCTAAACGGGATACTAACACCCTTCAGTTTATCGAAGACTACCGTAAAAAAGGCTATTTGCCAGAAGCCGTCTTTAACTTTATTGCCCTTCTTGGTTGGAATCCAGGTGGCGAAGATGAAATTTTCTCTCGTGAGGAATTGATTAAACTCTTTGACGAAAACCGCCTCAGCAAGTCTCCAGCAGCCTTTGACCAGAAGAAACTAGACTGGATGAGCAACGACTACATCAAGAGAGCAGAACTTGCCACCATCTTTGAAATGGCTAAACCTTATCTAGAAGAAGCAGGGCGTTTGACTGACAAATCTGAAAAAATGGTAGAACTCTACAAACCACAAATGAAATCAGTAGACGAGATTGTTCCATTGACAGATCTTTTCTTCTCAGATTTCCCAGAGTTGACAGACGCTGAGCGTGAGGTCATGGCAGGAGAAACCGTTCCGGTTGTTCTAGAAGCCTTCAAAGCGAAACTAGAAGCAATGACAGATGAAGAATTTGTGACAGAAAACATCTTCCCACAAATCAAAGCAGTTCAAAAAGAAACAGGTATCAAAGGGAAAAACCTCTTCATGCCGATTCGTATTGCCGTTTCAGGTGAAATGCATGGACCAGAATTACCAGACACCATTTTCTTACTCGGACGTGAAAAGTCAATCCAGCATATTGAAAACATGCTCAAAGAGATTTCTAAATAA
- a CDS encoding gamma-glutamylcysteine synthetase, which produces MSRSIELLKKRYLKNIKENPDLFIGIELEFPIVNLEGKATDGEVVKDLFRYLPSVWGFTIEKVDDFGNPIQLLDPVSQDTILFEVAYTTIEFAFGKAECIQEVEERFNFYMATIQNKLGEANHAIVGCGIHPNWDKNENCPVAYPRYQMLMDYLNLSRNVTKSDLHHFPEYGAFICGSQVQLDVSRSNYLRVINAFTQIEAAKAYLFANSEFSGADWDTKISRDIFWEESMHGIYPENVGVNTRLFKDEDDFFDYLNHSAIFTAERDGQTYYFYPIQARDYLATPEIQAFSLNGDEVLIYPQDKDFQTHRSYQYQDLTTRGTVEFRSVCTQPLDRTFASVAFHLGLLVNLDKLESYLEAAPFFKVFGRNYKFLRRQFSKKQLTDEEEAAVLEFSKDLLTLAEEGLEKRGKQEMTYLQPLKEELGL; this is translated from the coding sequence ATGTCTCGGTCTATTGAATTACTAAAGAAACGTTACTTAAAGAATATAAAAGAGAACCCAGATTTATTTATTGGAATTGAGTTAGAATTTCCTATTGTAAATTTAGAGGGTAAGGCTACAGATGGTGAAGTTGTTAAGGATCTCTTTCGGTATTTACCATCAGTATGGGGCTTTACTATCGAAAAAGTGGATGATTTTGGGAATCCAATTCAGTTGCTTGATCCAGTCAGCCAAGATACGATCTTGTTTGAGGTTGCTTATACGACGATTGAGTTTGCTTTCGGAAAGGCTGAATGTATCCAAGAGGTAGAAGAACGCTTTAACTTCTATATGGCTACAATTCAGAATAAGTTGGGTGAAGCTAATCATGCTATTGTTGGCTGCGGCATTCATCCCAACTGGGATAAAAATGAGAATTGTCCAGTGGCTTATCCCCGCTATCAGATGTTGATGGATTATTTGAATTTGAGTAGAAATGTTACTAAATCAGATTTACATCATTTCCCTGAATATGGTGCTTTTATCTGTGGGAGTCAGGTTCAACTAGACGTTTCAAGGTCTAACTACCTGCGTGTTATTAATGCTTTTACACAAATTGAAGCAGCTAAAGCCTATTTGTTTGCAAATTCTGAGTTTTCAGGGGCAGATTGGGATACCAAAATTTCGAGAGATATTTTTTGGGAAGAATCCATGCATGGTATCTATCCAGAGAATGTTGGTGTCAATACTAGACTATTTAAAGATGAGGATGATTTTTTTGATTATCTAAATCATTCTGCAATTTTTACTGCAGAACGTGATGGCCAGACCTATTATTTTTATCCTATTCAGGCTAGAGATTATTTGGCTACACCTGAAATCCAGGCATTTAGCCTTAATGGGGATGAGGTTCTTATTTACCCTCAGGATAAGGATTTCCAAACTCATCGTAGTTACCAGTACCAAGACTTAACGACTCGAGGAACAGTTGAGTTTCGCAGTGTGTGTACGCAACCTCTTGATAGGACTTTTGCTTCTGTAGCCTTTCATTTGGGCTTGTTGGTTAATTTAGACAAACTGGAATCTTACTTAGAAGCAGCACCTTTCTTTAAAGTATTTGGGCGTAATTATAAGTTTTTAAGGCGACAATTTTCTAAAAAACAACTCACAGATGAAGAAGAAGCTGCGGTTCTCGAGTTTTCTAAAGACTTACTCACCCTAGCTGAGGAAGGTCTGGAGAAGAGAGGCAAGCAAGAAATGACCTATTTACAACCTTTGAAAGAAGAATTGGGATTATAA
- a CDS encoding ABC transporter ATP-binding protein, with translation MLIKKIKTYKWQALASLMMTGLMVASSLLQPRYLQEVLEALLAGQNEAIYSIGAWLIGVALVGLVAGGVNVTLAAYIAQGVSSDLREDAFCKIQTFSYANIEQFNAGNLVVRMTNDINQIQNVVMMAFQILFRLPLLFIGSFILAVHTLPSLWWVIVLMVLLIFALTAIMMGMMGPRFAKFQTLLERINAIAKENLRGVRVVKSFVQEKAQFDKFTEVSDELLGQNLYIGYAFSVIEPVMMLVGYGAVFLSIWLVAGMAQSDPSVVGSIASFINYLSQIIFTIIMVGFLGNSVSRAMISLRRIREILDTEPAMTFKDLPDEELEGSLSFENVTFTYPNDDEPMLKNVTFEIAPGQMVGVVGATGAGKSTLAQLIPRLFDPQEGSIKIGGKDIRDVSEGTLRKTVSIVLQRAILFSGTIADNLRQGKGNASVSEMERAARIAQASEFIGRMENKFESQVEERGTNFSGGQKQRMSIARGIVSNPRILIFDDSTSALDAKSERLVQEALNKDLKGTTTIIIAQKISSVVHADKILVLDQGRLIGEGRHADLVANNAVYREIYETQKGKEE, from the coding sequence ATGCTCATTAAAAAAATAAAAACCTATAAATGGCAGGCCTTGGCATCCTTAATGATGACAGGCTTGATGGTTGCGAGCTCGCTCTTGCAACCGCGCTATTTGCAAGAGGTGTTAGAGGCTTTGTTGGCCGGTCAAAATGAGGCTATTTATAGTATTGGCGCTTGGCTGATAGGAGTAGCCCTAGTCGGTCTGGTTGCAGGTGGGGTCAATGTAACACTTGCAGCCTACATTGCTCAAGGAGTGTCTTCGGACCTTCGTGAAGACGCTTTTTGCAAGATCCAGACTTTTTCTTATGCCAATATCGAGCAGTTTAATGCGGGTAATCTTGTCGTCCGAATGACCAATGATATCAACCAAATTCAGAACGTGGTGATGATGGCTTTTCAAATCCTCTTCCGTCTCCCTCTTCTCTTTATCGGTTCCTTTATCTTGGCGGTTCACACTCTTCCATCACTTTGGTGGGTGATTGTCCTCATGGTGCTCCTAATCTTTGCACTAACTGCCATCATGATGGGGATGATGGGGCCACGATTTGCTAAGTTTCAAACCCTTCTTGAACGGATCAATGCTATCGCCAAGGAAAATCTACGTGGTGTGCGTGTAGTTAAATCCTTTGTACAAGAAAAAGCACAATTTGACAAATTTACAGAGGTTTCTGATGAACTTCTCGGCCAAAATCTTTATATCGGTTATGCCTTCTCAGTTATAGAACCCGTTATGATGCTAGTCGGCTATGGGGCAGTCTTCCTCTCTATCTGGTTGGTGGCAGGTATGGCTCAGTCAGATCCGTCTGTAGTGGGCTCGATTGCTTCCTTTATCAACTATCTCAGCCAGATTATCTTTACCATTATCATGGTTGGATTTTTAGGAAATTCTGTCAGTCGTGCCATGATTTCCTTGCGTCGTATCCGCGAGATTCTAGATACCGAGCCAGCGATGACCTTTAAAGATCTCCCGGATGAAGAGTTAGAAGGAAGTCTCTCTTTTGAAAATGTGACCTTTACCTATCCCAATGACGATGAGCCTATGCTGAAGAATGTAACCTTTGAAATTGCGCCTGGTCAGATGGTCGGTGTGGTTGGTGCGACTGGAGCAGGGAAGTCCACTCTAGCTCAGTTAATTCCACGACTTTTTGATCCACAGGAGGGATCTATCAAGATTGGAGGCAAGGATATTCGAGACGTCAGCGAGGGAACCTTGCGTAAAACAGTTTCCATCGTCTTGCAACGTGCTATTCTCTTTAGCGGGACCATTGCAGATAATCTCCGTCAAGGGAAAGGCAATGCCAGCGTGTCAGAAATGGAACGTGCAGCACGAATTGCTCAAGCCAGTGAATTTATCGGGCGTATGGAAAACAAATTTGAGAGTCAGGTCGAAGAACGTGGCACCAACTTTTCTGGTGGACAAAAGCAACGGATGTCCATTGCCCGTGGGATTGTCAGCAATCCCCGTATCCTGATTTTTGACGATTCGACTTCAGCCTTGGATGCTAAGTCAGAGAGACTCGTGCAGGAAGCTTTGAATAAAGACCTGAAAGGGACGACAACCATTATCATCGCTCAAAAGATCAGTTCAGTCGTCCATGCGGACAAGATTTTGGTCTTGGACCAAGGACGCTTGATTGGAGAAGGAAGGCATGCAGACTTGGTAGCTAATAATGCCGTCTACCGCGAAATCTACGAAACACAAAAGGGAAAGGAGGAATAA
- a CDS encoding ABC transporter ATP-binding protein, whose product MKTVRFFWNYFKVYKFSFVIVILMVAVATIAQALFPVFSGQAVTELANLVLAYQNGTSELAWQSLSALMLNLALVVLALVVSSLIYMTLMTRVIAESTNEMRKGLFGKLSRLTVSFFDRHQDGDILSRFTSDLDNILQAFNESLVQVMSNIALYIGLIFVMFSRNVTLALITVASTPVAFLMLVFIVKMARKYTNLQQKEVGKLNAYMDESISGQKAVIVQGIQDDIVAGFVEQNERVRKATFKGRMFSGILFPVMNGMSLVNTAIVIFAGSAVLLNDPSIETTTALGLIVMFTQFSQQYYQPIIQVAASWGSLQLAFTGADRIQEMFDAEEEIRPQNAPAFTELREGVEISHIDFSYVPDKPILKDVSISAPKGQMIAVVGPTGSGKTTIMNLINRFYDVDAGSISFDGKDIRDYDLDSLRSKVGIVLQDSVLFSGTIRDNIRFGVPDASQEMVEAATKATHIHDYIESLPDKYDTLIDDEQNIFSTGQKQLISIARTLMTDPQVLILDEATSNVDTVTESKIQHAMEAVVAGRTSFVIAHRLKTILNADQIIVLKDGEVIERGNHHELLKLGGFYSELYHNQFVFE is encoded by the coding sequence ATGAAAACCGTTCGATTTTTCTGGAATTATTTTAAAGTTTACAAGTTCTCCTTTGTCATTGTGATTCTGATGGTTGCAGTTGCGACGATTGCCCAAGCCCTCTTTCCAGTTTTTTCAGGTCAAGCAGTGACGGAGCTCGCTAACCTAGTTCTAGCTTATCAAAATGGAACTTCCGAACTAGCCTGGCAGAGTTTGTCAGCTCTGATGCTGAATCTAGCTCTTGTTGTTCTCGCCTTAGTGGTATCCAGTTTGATTTACATGACCTTGATGACCCGTGTGATTGCTGAGTCAACAAATGAGATGCGTAAGGGCCTCTTTGGCAAACTTTCTCGTTTGACCGTTTCTTTCTTTGACCGCCATCAGGATGGCGACATCCTTTCTCGCTTCACGAGTGACTTGGACAACATCCTTCAAGCCTTCAATGAAAGCTTAGTTCAGGTCATGAGCAATATTGCTCTTTACATCGGTTTGATTTTTGTCATGTTTTCAAGAAATGTGACACTAGCCCTGATAACAGTAGCTAGCACCCCAGTAGCCTTTCTCATGTTGGTCTTCATCGTGAAAATGGCCCGCAAGTACACCAATCTCCAGCAAAAAGAGGTTGGGAAACTCAATGCCTACATGGACGAGAGTATTTCTGGACAGAAAGCTGTTATCGTACAAGGAATTCAAGATGACATCGTAGCAGGCTTTGTGGAGCAAAATGAGCGCGTGCGCAAGGCAACCTTTAAAGGGAGAATGTTCTCAGGCATCCTGTTTCCTGTTATGAATGGGATGAGCTTGGTCAATACGGCCATCGTTATTTTTGCAGGTTCTGCGGTCCTGCTGAACGATCCAAGTATCGAAACAACGACAGCCCTAGGTTTGATCGTCATGTTTACCCAATTTTCTCAGCAGTACTACCAGCCAATTATCCAGGTGGCTGCGAGTTGGGGGAGCCTCCAGTTGGCCTTTACTGGAGCGGATCGTATCCAAGAAATGTTCGATGCAGAAGAAGAGATTCGTCCGCAAAATGCGCCTGCCTTTACGGAATTGCGAGAAGGTGTTGAAATCAGTCATATTGATTTCTCTTATGTGCCAGACAAGCCGATTTTAAAAGATGTTAGCATTTCAGCTCCTAAGGGGCAGATGATAGCAGTTGTCGGTCCGACTGGTTCAGGGAAAACGACCATCATGAACCTTATCAATCGCTTCTACGATGTGGATGCAGGTAGCATTTCTTTTGATGGCAAAGACATCCGTGACTACGACTTGGACAGTCTGCGGAGCAAGGTCGGGATTGTCTTGCAGGATTCGGTCTTGTTTAGTGGAACGATTCGGGACAATATCCGCTTTGGTGTGCCAGATGCCAGTCAGGAAATGGTCGAAGCAGCTACCAAGGCAACTCATATTCATGACTATATCGAAAGCTTGCCTGACAAGTATGATACCCTTATTGATGATGAGCAAAATATCTTCTCGACTGGGCAGAAACAATTGATTTCCATCGCTCGGACCTTGATGACAGATCCTCAAGTCTTAATTTTAGATGAAGCGACTTCCAATGTGGATACCGTAACAGAAAGCAAGATTCAACATGCCATGGAGGCAGTTGTAGCAGGACGAACCAGTTTTGTCATTGCCCATCGTCTCAAGACCATCCTCAATGCCGATCAGATTATTGTCCTCAAAGATGGAGAGGTTATTGAACGTGGAAATCATCACGAGTTGCTCAAACTCGGCGGTTTCTACTCGGAACTGTATCACAATCAATTTGTCTTCGAATAA
- a CDS encoding gamma-glutamyl-gamma-aminobutyrate hydrolase family protein, with the protein MARTVVGVAANLCPVDAEGKNIHSSVSCKFAESIRQVGGLPLVIPVGDESIVRDYVEMIDKLILTGGQNVHPQFYGEKKTIESDDYNLVRDEFELALLKEALRQNKPIMAICRGVQLVNVAFGGTLHQEIEGHWQGLPFGTSHSIETVEGSVVAKLFGKESQVNSVHRQSIKDLAPNFRVTAVDPRDQTIEAIESIDEHRIIGLQWHPEFLVNEEDGNLELFEYLLNEL; encoded by the coding sequence ATGGCTAGAACGGTTGTAGGAGTTGCTGCAAATCTATGTCCTGTAGATGCAGAAGGGAAAAACATTCACTCATCTGTATCCTGTAAATTTGCAGAGAGCATTCGTCAAGTCGGTGGTCTTCCTTTAGTAATTCCTGTAGGGGATGAGTCCATTGTGCGCGATTATGTAGAAATGATTGACAAACTCATCTTGACAGGTGGACAAAATGTCCATCCCCAGTTTTATGGAGAGAAAAAGACTATTGAGAGCGATGATTACAACCTTGTACGCGATGAGTTTGAACTAGCTCTCTTGAAAGAAGCGCTCCGTCAGAATAAACCAATTATGGCAATCTGCCGTGGTGTTCAGCTTGTCAATGTTGCTTTTGGCGGCACTCTCCACCAAGAAATTGAAGGTCACTGGCAAGGCTTGCCTTTTGGAACCTCTCATTCTATTGAGACAGTAGAAGGAAGTGTGGTGGCTAAGTTGTTTGGCAAAGAAAGTCAGGTCAACTCAGTCCATCGTCAAAGTATCAAAGATCTGGCACCTAATTTCCGTGTGACAGCGGTGGATCCTCGAGATCAGACCATCGAAGCGATTGAGTCTATCGATGAGCATCGCATTATCGGTTTGCAGTGGCACCCAGAGTTCCTGGTCAATGAAGAAGATGGCAATTTAGAATTATTTGAGTATTTATTAAATGAATTGTAA
- a CDS encoding glucose-6-phosphate isomerase produces the protein MSHIKFDYSKVLDKFVAPHEVEYMQAQVTAADELIRKGTGAGSDFLGWLDLPENYDREEFDRILKAAEQIKSDSDVLVVIGIGGSYLGAKAAIDFLNHHFANLQTKEERKAPQILYAGNSISSTYLADLVEYVADKDFSVNVISKSGTTTEPAIAFRVFKELLVKKYGQEEANKRIYATTDRQKGAVKVEADANGWETFVVPDDIGGRFSVLTAVGLLPIAASGADIKALMEGANAARKDYTSDKIAENEAYQYAAVRNILYRKGYATEILVNYEPSLQYFSEWWKQLAGESEGKDQKGIYPTSANFSTDLHSLGQFIQEGTRIMFETVVRVDKPRKNVIIPTLEEDLDGLGYLQGKDVDFVNKKATDGVLLAHTDGDVPNMYVTLPEQDAFTLGYTIYFFELAIALSGYLNAINPFDQPGVEAYKRNMFALLGKPGFEELSKELNARL, from the coding sequence ATGTCACATATTAAATTTGATTATTCAAAAGTTTTAGACAAATTTGTTGCCCCACATGAAGTGGAATACATGCAAGCACAAGTAACAGCTGCAGACGAATTGATCCGTAAAGGAACTGGTGCTGGTAGCGACTTTTTGGGTTGGTTGGACCTTCCTGAAAATTATGACCGCGAAGAATTCGACCGCATCTTGAAAGCTGCTGAGCAAATCAAATCAGATAGCGATGTCTTGGTTGTAATCGGTATCGGTGGATCTTACCTTGGTGCCAAAGCAGCCATCGACTTCTTGAACCACCACTTTGCTAACTTGCAAACAAAAGAAGAACGTAAAGCGCCACAAATCCTTTACGCTGGAAACTCAATCTCATCTACTTACCTTGCTGACTTGGTAGAGTACGTAGCTGACAAAGACTTCTCAGTAAACGTGATTTCTAAATCAGGTACAACAACAGAACCAGCTATCGCTTTCCGTGTCTTCAAGGAACTTTTGGTTAAGAAATACGGACAAGAAGAAGCTAACAAACGTATCTACGCAACAACTGACCGCCAAAAAGGTGCTGTTAAGGTTGAAGCAGATGCCAACGGTTGGGAAACATTTGTGGTTCCAGATGACATCGGTGGACGCTTCTCAGTATTGACAGCAGTTGGATTGCTTCCAATCGCAGCATCAGGTGCAGACATCAAAGCCCTTATGGAAGGTGCGAATGCAGCTCGTAAAGACTACACTTCAGACAAGATTGCTGAAAACGAAGCATACCAATATGCAGCAGTTCGTAACATCCTTTACCGTAAAGGCTACGCTACTGAAATCTTGGTAAACTACGAACCATCACTTCAATACTTCTCAGAATGGTGGAAACAATTGGCTGGTGAGTCAGAAGGGAAAGACCAAAAAGGGATCTACCCAACTTCAGCAAACTTCTCAACTGACTTGCACTCACTTGGTCAATTTATCCAAGAAGGAACTCGTATCATGTTCGAAACAGTTGTCCGTGTTGACAAACCACGTAAGAACGTGATCATTCCTACTTTGGAAGAAGACCTTGACGGACTTGGTTACCTTCAAGGAAAAGACGTTGACTTTGTAAACAAAAAAGCAACTGACGGTGTTCTTCTTGCCCACACTGACGGTGACGTGCCAAACATGTACGTAACTCTTCCTGAGCAAGACGCTTTCACTCTTGGTTACACTATCTACTTCTTCGAATTGGCAATTGCCCTTTCAGGTTACTTGAATGCCATCAACCCATTTGACCAACCAGGTGTTGAAGCATACAAACGCAACATGTTTGCCCTTCTTGGAAAACCAGGATTTGAAGAATTGAGCAAAGAGCTTAACGCACGTCTATAA
- a CDS encoding cytidine deaminase family protein — protein sequence MGTWEKMYEEARTLFNPHEVSDFVYANHVVAAVEAEDGQIFTGFCMEGTCGVFHLCAERAALFNMYQFSGQTKVKKILAFRDKPPYGEESGMPCGACREFLLELNAENKEAEFMMNYETRKTIKVAELIPYWWGEERATNWQDK from the coding sequence ATGGGTACATGGGAAAAAATGTATGAAGAAGCACGAACCTTATTCAATCCCCATGAAGTTTCTGACTTTGTTTATGCTAATCATGTTGTTGCTGCGGTAGAAGCAGAAGATGGTCAGATTTTTACAGGATTTTGTATGGAGGGTACTTGTGGCGTTTTTCATCTCTGTGCAGAACGAGCAGCTCTCTTCAATATGTATCAATTTTCAGGACAGACCAAAGTTAAGAAAATCCTTGCCTTTCGAGATAAACCTCCTTACGGCGAAGAATCAGGTATGCCCTGTGGCGCTTGCAGAGAATTTCTCTTAGAATTGAATGCTGAAAATAAAGAAGCAGAGTTCATGATGAACTACGAAACAAGAAAAACAATTAAGGTTGCCGAATTGATCCCTTACTGGTGGGGAGAGGAACGTGCAACTAATTGGCAAGATAAATAA